In the genome of uncultured Fretibacterium sp., the window CCTCGCCGATCGCCGGGAAGATATAGTCCGTCTGAGCCGCGGGCAGGTACTCGTCCTCCTGGAGCCCCTTGCCTATCCCCACCCCGAAAAGCCTCCCGTTACAGAAGGCTACCAGCCCCTGGATGATCTGAAATCCCTTGTTCATGGGGTCCGACCACGGGTCCCAGAAGGCCAGAAAACGCCTCATCCTGTAGGGTTCGATCAGGACGAGGGCAGCGAAGAGCACAAGCATGAAAGCCCCGCCCAGCAGAGGACATTTCCAACCCCTGTTCTCGACGTGCATCATCAGGCAGATAAGCGTCACGAGGATGGTTCCGCCCAGGTTGGGCTGAAAGAGCAGGGGGAGGATCGACAACACCGTCACCACCATCGTCGGACGCAGAAAACCCTGAAAGCCCTCCCTCCGCGACTGATCCAGCCGGTCGGCCAGAAAGAGAGGAACCGCGAGCAATAGAAACTCCAGCGGCTGAAAACGCACCCACTTCAGGTCCAGCCAGCGTCGGGCGCCCCCAACCCGGACGCCCAGTCCCGGAATGAGGGTGCCGATGATCAAGAGTAGAGCGAGAAACCACAACAGGCCACTCCAACGTCGGAGACGACGCAGAGAGGAAAAGGCGCAGACGAACATCAGGACCAGCCCAGAGACAAAAAAAAGGCACTGCTTCACGATCTGGGCATAGGGGGCCCCCCCCGTCATGCTGTTGCGCAGCGACAGGGAGGAGATCATGACGAGCCCGCACAGGCTGAGGATCAGAGGGATGCCCCAGATCAGCCATGGGCCGCCGCCCCTCGGGCGCTCCCCGTCGTTGAAGACGGTCACGGCCCGACCTTCAGGCTGCGGACGATGGAACGGAAATGGTCGCCGCGCTCGCCATAATTCGCGTACATGTCCCAGCTGGTGCACGCCGGGGAGAGGAGGACCGTCATTCCCGGGCTCGCCAGCTCCCTGGCCGTCAGAACCGCCTCCTCCATATCCTCCGCCGTGCGTATAGCCGAGAACCCCGCCTTCCTCAGCGCATCGGCAATGGCATCCCGTTCCTCGCCCAGCAGGACCGCCGCGTCCGCCTCCCGCGCCACGGCCTCGGCCAGAGGGGCGTAGTCCTCCCCCTTTCCGCGCCCGCCGAGGATGACGATCTTGCGCCCCTCGAGGGACGTCATCGCCGTCACGGACGCGGCGACGTTCGTCCCCTTCGAGTCATCGACGTAGACGACGCCGTCGATCGCCCCTGCGTGCTCGCAGCGGTGGGGCAGGGGGGCGAACCCCTCCATCAGATCCCGCGCGGGCAGGTCGATCCCCAGGATCCTCAGCACGGCCAGGCTCATGGCGACATTCTCGCGGTTGTGTCCCCCCAACAGGGAGGTCTCCGAGTAGCGGAAGAGCGTCCGCTCCGCCCCGTCCCGCATCAGGCAGGCCCTGTCGGCGTCCATGAAGATGTGCCCGGCCATACGGTGAACGGGGGTCCGGCTCCAGCTCAGGGTCAGCAGCCGCTCGGCGCCGGCGGCGCCCAGGGCCTCCACGTCCCGGTCCTGCACGATCCCCCAGCCCGAGGGGGCCCGCAGGGACAGCACCCTGGCCTTCGCCTCGACATAGGCCTCGTAGCTGCCGTGCCAGTCGATATGGTCCGGCGCCAGGTTCGTGACGACGGACACCGCCGCGGAGAGCACGGAGGCCCGAGCCAGCTGGAAGCTGCTCAGTTCCAGCACCACAATGTCGAGGTCCCGGTCCGTGAAGGTGGACGCCGCCGTCCCCAGGTTTCCGCCGACCCCTACGTTTCGCCCCGCCCTTCGGAGCATGTGCCCGATCAGGGAGGTCACCGTGCTCTTTCCGTTGCTTCCCGTCACGGCGACGAGCTTCCCCCGAATATGCGGCGCGACGAGGTCCAGCTCCCCGATCAGGGGAATGCCCCGCCTCTTCGCGCCCTGCACCACCTCGGCACGGGGCGGGATCCCCGAGCTCAGCAGCAGGGCGTCGGCCTGGAAGGCCCTCTCCGTATGCCCCTCCCCCTCCCAGTCGATCCCGCTGCGCCCAAAGAGGTCCGAGGCCGCCGCGGAGACCGGCCCCGCCTCGGACACAAAAACGTGCGCCCCAAGACGCCTGGCCATCAGCGCCAGCTCCCTGCCGCTGATCCCGGCCCCGACGACCGTAATCCGCTTTCCCTTCAAGTTCAAGCCATCCAAGTTCACGCCATCTAAATTAAAACCATCCATACTACTTTCTCCTTAAAACCGGGGCTCTTTCATTGTTATAAAAAACAGGGCCTTACCTGCCGAACAGGGCTGTGAAAAGCGCCGAAAGCCACAGGGACCCGACGGCCTGGATCAGCCAAAATCGCATCGTAACCGAGGTCTCGTCCCATCCCAGGCGCTGGAAGTGATGATGCAGCGGGGCCATCAGCAGAACCCTCCTGTTCAGCTTCCTTATCGTAAAGATCTGCACCGCGGAGGAAAGCAGCTCGACGCCGAACAGGAATCCCACCGGGATCAGGGCCAGCAGCCTGCCGTTCATGACGCAGAGGGCCGCGAGGGCCCCCCCCAGAAAATGCGCCCCCGTATCCCCCATGAAGGTCCGGGCCGGATGAAGATTATAGAACAGAAAACTCGACGCCATCGCAAAGAGCAGAACCATCGCCAGCGCGTTGAAGCCCGAACCGTCGGATGAAACATCGGGTGAAACATCAGATGGAAGCAGAAAGGCCAGGGCCCCGAGGGCAATCAAAAAACACCCTCCCGCCAGCCCGTCCAGGCCATCCGTGATGTTCACCGCATTCATCATTCCCGAGACGCTCAGGATCGCCAGGGGGAATACCAGCCAAACCGGACCCGGGATCCCGCTCCACAGGGCCAGACCGCTGCGAAGGTGGACGACAAGCACCCAGGCCCCGCACACGACGAGCTGGACCTTCAACTTGGCGAGGCTCCGAAACCCCTCGCTGGATCTGCGGAAAAATTTCATCCCATCGTCGACCAGCCCGATGGCGCCCCCCGCGATCGGCAGGGACCAGAACACGAGGGCCTCGCTCCCCCATGTTACGAGGAGCGCCAACAGGGCCATGAGCAGGAAGACACACCCCCCCATCGGGGGGGTCGCGGCCTTGATCTCGACGTCGATTCCAACCCCGTAGCTCTTTTGAGCCTGCCCGACGCTCCAGCGTCGCTGGACGCCGATCCAGACGTACTGCAGGAGAAGCCCCAGGAGGAAAAAGCCGCCCCCCCATAGGGCAAGCCCCATCACGAAGCCTCCCCGGGGCCATTGGAGGGAACGGCCTCCGAAGCAAGGCCCTCGACGACCCTCTCGAGCTCCAGGCTGTTGGAACCCTTCACCAGGATCCCCGCCCACTCGGCGGCCCTCGCAGCGTCCAGGGCCTCCCTCCAGCCCCCGACAAAACGGCGGTTCGGCCTCTCCTCCAGGGCCCCGCGCCAAAGCTCCCCCACCAGAACGGCCTCGTCCACCCCGTCGATCAGGGGCTCCAGCTCACGATGGTATCGCACCGCATCCGGCCCCATCTCCCGCATCTCCCCCAACACGGCCATCTTAGGCGTCACGGATCGAAGGGACAGGAAGGTCTCCAGGGAGGAGCGCATGGAGAGCGGATTGGCGTTGTAGGCGTCGTCGACGACAAATCCTTCCCGCCCCGCGGCGGGAAGGATCCTGCCGCGCCCCTCGATCCCGCAAAATCCCTCGAGGGCCGCGGCCCCCTCCCTCAGGGGAGTGCCCAGCCGACATCCCGCCGCAGCGGCGAAGGCCAGGGGCAGGGCCATATGCCGCCCCCACAGGGCAGCACGGATGCATGCCTCGTCCCCCCCGCCCCAAAGGCGGAAGGTGAGGACGGGCAGGACGCCCTCCAGGGCAAAACGGGGTTCTTCGATGAGAAAATCCGCCCCACACTCCATCCCCACGGAGTCGACGGAGGGCCCCGACAGGCCCGAGGCGGCCCCGCGAAGCAGGGGATTGTCGAAGTTGTAGAGGAAGCGGCGCAGCCGCCCGGAGCCGGCGATCTCCATCTTGGCCCGCAGGACCCCCTCAACGGACCGGAACCCCTCGAGATGGACGGGCGCCACCTGGGTCACCATGGCCGTCGTGGGAGGAAAGAGCTCGGACAGCTCCGCGATCTCCCCCGCCTTGTTGGCCCCGAACTCCAGGAGCAGCAGCTCCGCGTCGGGCGGCATGGCCAGGACCGTTGCGGTGCATCCGATACGGGTGTTCAGGCTCCGGTCCGCCGAATGGACCCGGAAGCGCGTCCTCAGGACGCGCCGCAGGGCCTCGCGGGTCGTCGTCTTCCCCACGCTCCCGGTCACCGCGACGACCTCCTCCGGCGCGGCCCGGCGGAGGTAGGCCGAGGCCAGCCGGGCCAGGTCCCGCTCGGGGTCCTCCAGCTCGACGCAGGGAACGGCGAGACCCTCGGGGCGCTTGCCGCGCCGCGCGACGATCAGGGCCGCGCCCTTCTCGAGCGCCTGAGGGATGTACCGATGGCCGTCCGTCCGCTCCCCCTCCAGGGCGACGAAGACGCCCCCCCGCTCTACGTCACGGCTGTCGGTCGCGACATGAGCGGGGAAGGGGAGCCCCTCGACTCCCCGCTCCACCTCCGCACCGATCAGGGCAAACATCCCGCCCACGGAAAGCCTGGCGCCGTCCTCCATCGTCTTCCTCCCCCCCTCGAATCAGGAAACCGGACGGCTGCCCCGTCCACCGAGGGACCGCACGTCCAGCCTCAATGGTCGCCCCCGGAGGAACGAATCCAGGAATCCACCGTCTCCGCATCGTTGTAGGGCGTCCTCACCCCGGCCTGCTCCAGATACCGCTCCGGGCCCTTCCCCGATACCACCACCACGTCCCCGGGAGCGGCTATGCTCAAAGCGGTGCGGACGGCCTCCCTGCGATCCAGGATAACCCGATGCCGCGCACCGCCCGATTCCTGAATTCCCCCGACGATCTCCGCTGCGATCTCCGCGGGGTCCTCGTCCCTCGGGTTGTCCATGGTCACGATCACGAGGTCGGCCAGGTCGGCGGCGACCCTGCCGAGGGCGGGGCGGTTGAGAGGATAACGCCCCCCCCCATGTCCGAAGACCGAGATCAGGCGGCCCGGGCAGAGCGCCCGGGCGGTGGCGAGGACGTTTTTCAGGGCCTCGGGGGTATGGGCGAAATCGATGAAGCAGCAGGCGCCGTTCGGCAGGGAATGTCTTTCGAGGCGGCCCGGGACCTGCGGGACCGCGGCGGCCCCTCGGACCACGGCCTCGTCCTCCACCCACCCCCGCAGCGCCGTTACCGCCGCCAGCACGTTCCAGACGTTGAAGTTCCCCACGAGAGGGGTTTGCAGATGCAGGTCCGTGAAGCCGCGCATCGACACCGTCATGGAGGTCCCCTCCAGGCCGGTCCGGAACTCCGTCACGCGCGCGAAGGCGTCGGAGGCAAGGGCGAACCCCCGCATATTCTCGGGAAAATCCTCCAGCAGCCGGCGCCCGTAGGGGTCGTCCGCGTTGGCGCCCCCCTCGAACCCAGGCCGTGCGTAGCGCGAAAACAGGAGCCGCTTGGCCTGGAAATAGTGCTCCATGTCCTTGTGGAAATCCAGATGTTCGGGGTTCAGGTTCGTGAAGAGCGGAACGTCGAAGCGGCATCCCCTCAGGCGCCCCAGGAAGAGCCCATGGGAGGAGGTCTCCATCACGCAGGCGCCGCATCCGTTCCGGACCATCTCCGCAAGCCGGCGCTGTACGACGCAGCTCTCGGGGGTCGTCCTGTCCGCGTCCCTCTCCCTCACCCCGTCGCT includes:
- a CDS encoding putative peptidoglycan glycosyltransferase FtsW, translated to MTVFNDGERPRGGGPWLIWGIPLILSLCGLVMISSLSLRNSMTGGAPYAQIVKQCLFFVSGLVLMFVCAFSSLRRLRRWSGLLWFLALLLIIGTLIPGLGVRVGGARRWLDLKWVRFQPLEFLLLAVPLFLADRLDQSRREGFQGFLRPTMVVTVLSILPLLFQPNLGGTILVTLICLMMHVENRGWKCPLLGGAFMLVLFAALVLIEPYRMRRFLAFWDPWSDPMNKGFQIIQGLVAFCNGRLFGVGIGKGLQEDEYLPAAQTDYIFPAIGEEFGLVGTLFLLSLYAVWTIRAYRIYRRCPNPFLSVLTLGLTTSIIGPMFINVGGVMKLMPLTGIPLPFVSAGGSAMLFMWAKVGILMRINKISLGGGQRERGA
- the murD gene encoding UDP-N-acetylmuramoyl-L-alanine--D-glutamate ligase, encoding MDGFNLDGVNLDGLNLKGKRITVVGAGISGRELALMARRLGAHVFVSEAGPVSAAASDLFGRSGIDWEGEGHTERAFQADALLLSSGIPPRAEVVQGAKRRGIPLIGELDLVAPHIRGKLVAVTGSNGKSTVTSLIGHMLRRAGRNVGVGGNLGTAASTFTDRDLDIVVLELSSFQLARASVLSAAVSVVTNLAPDHIDWHGSYEAYVEAKARVLSLRAPSGWGIVQDRDVEALGAAGAERLLTLSWSRTPVHRMAGHIFMDADRACLMRDGAERTLFRYSETSLLGGHNRENVAMSLAVLRILGIDLPARDLMEGFAPLPHRCEHAGAIDGVVYVDDSKGTNVAASVTAMTSLEGRKIVILGGRGKGEDYAPLAEAVAREADAAVLLGEERDAIADALRKAGFSAIRTAEDMEEAVLTARELASPGMTVLLSPACTSWDMYANYGERGDHFRSIVRSLKVGP
- a CDS encoding phospho-N-acetylmuramoyl-pentapeptide-transferase, whose amino-acid sequence is MGLALWGGGFFLLGLLLQYVWIGVQRRWSVGQAQKSYGVGIDVEIKAATPPMGGCVFLLMALLALLVTWGSEALVFWSLPIAGGAIGLVDDGMKFFRRSSEGFRSLAKLKVQLVVCGAWVLVVHLRSGLALWSGIPGPVWLVFPLAILSVSGMMNAVNITDGLDGLAGGCFLIALGALAFLLPSDVSPDVSSDGSGFNALAMVLLFAMASSFLFYNLHPARTFMGDTGAHFLGGALAALCVMNGRLLALIPVGFLFGVELLSSAVQIFTIRKLNRRVLLMAPLHHHFQRLGWDETSVTMRFWLIQAVGSLWLSALFTALFGR
- the murF gene encoding UDP-N-acetylmuramoyl-tripeptide--D-alanyl-D-alanine ligase, producing MEDGARLSVGGMFALIGAEVERGVEGLPFPAHVATDSRDVERGGVFVALEGERTDGHRYIPQALEKGAALIVARRGKRPEGLAVPCVELEDPERDLARLASAYLRRAAPEEVVAVTGSVGKTTTREALRRVLRTRFRVHSADRSLNTRIGCTATVLAMPPDAELLLLEFGANKAGEIAELSELFPPTTAMVTQVAPVHLEGFRSVEGVLRAKMEIAGSGRLRRFLYNFDNPLLRGAASGLSGPSVDSVGMECGADFLIEEPRFALEGVLPVLTFRLWGGGDEACIRAALWGRHMALPLAFAAAAGCRLGTPLREGAAALEGFCGIEGRGRILPAAGREGFVVDDAYNANPLSMRSSLETFLSLRSVTPKMAVLGEMREMGPDAVRYHRELEPLIDGVDEAVLVGELWRGALEERPNRRFVGGWREALDAARAAEWAGILVKGSNSLELERVVEGLASEAVPSNGPGEAS
- a CDS encoding UDP-N-acetylmuramoyl-L-alanyl-D-glutamate--2,6-diaminopimelate ligase, producing the protein MSVNFSSLIELVREKGLLRGAGGAGKNPRITDVVSDSRSVRPGTLFCCIRGERSDGHDYIPMARELGAAALLCERPVDAGLPSVVVPSVREVMGEVSAIVYGNPSEKLLMVGVTGTNGKSTTTYVLRSILNAAGIRSGLLGTIVESDGVRERDADRTTPESCVVQRRLAEMVRNGCGACVMETSSHGLFLGRLRGCRFDVPLFTNLNPEHLDFHKDMEHYFQAKRLLFSRYARPGFEGGANADDPYGRRLLEDFPENMRGFALASDAFARVTEFRTGLEGTSMTVSMRGFTDLHLQTPLVGNFNVWNVLAAVTALRGWVEDEAVVRGAAAVPQVPGRLERHSLPNGACCFIDFAHTPEALKNVLATARALCPGRLISVFGHGGGRYPLNRPALGRVAADLADLVIVTMDNPRDEDPAEIAAEIVGGIQESGGARHRVILDRREAVRTALSIAAPGDVVVVSGKGPERYLEQAGVRTPYNDAETVDSWIRSSGGDH